The following coding sequences lie in one Takifugu flavidus isolate HTHZ2018 chromosome 4, ASM371156v2, whole genome shotgun sequence genomic window:
- the LOC130523566 gene encoding uncharacterized protein LOC130523566 isoform X3, with amino-acid sequence MAGEASEIKLEDETWSPDPNENDFARTTASNCPPSEGSEFPLAGGEITVREGFIATPDQLVQEQFTVSVELPEPAVGAEVDCEARSFKSEENAINTPACNTRSPAPGRGGRRRTMRPEDKNCSGCKIHFERHGRSFNRRAVYTFTTPETVHWAFPDATVHEKSFLCETCAQFIRSKCKRKQSGKRCLWLKPVASKQTEMEGRRMNDRRMGKKSKAALLVSKSCYKAAFKLLWSAKGARKPMLDFWSKQLKEEMKALVRQPDNPFHQKVSEQKPLSSFPWRRCLKWAQLKAPLVTTCLTSLFPNISALSKSSHIPLTEEQAQVLLERRTVVALSIPLFTRNIWKNNFLQASLGAELRLQGCSGSALDALNTMGLCQNKDTVRLLLHRLQKSTDDGQQSVKGKEDDLKGDAGSDVEEEEERGDVEDQEEELNSTEEEEEIQDDVDQEDQVLDEDAEMEQTLKETVKRQRKETSKQEARREEEEEPKRRRVVVSEMGDGTTHDHAMGEKSKAALLVSKSCYKAAFKLLWSAKGARKPMLDFWSKQLKEEMKALVRQPDNPFHQKVSEQKPLSSFPWRRCLKWAQLKAPLVTTCLTSLFPNISALSKSSHSPLTEEQAQVLLERRTVVALSIPLFTRNIWKSNFLQASLGAELRLQGCSGSALDALNTMGLCQNKDTVRLLLHRLQKSMMDNRV; translated from the exons ATGGCGGGTGAAGCCTCAGAAATAAAATTAGAAGATGAAACTTGGTCTCCGGATCCAAATGAAAACGACTTTGCCCGCACCACAGCCAGCAACTGTCCTCCATCGGAGGGTTCCGAGTTCCCGTTAGCTGGAGGGGAAATAACGGTGCGAGAAGGCTTCATTGCAACGCCTGATCAGCTCGTTCAAGAGCAGTTCACCGTGTCCGTGGAGCTCCCCGAGCCGGCTGTAGGCGCGGAGGTGGACTGCGAAGCTAGATCGTTCAAATCCGAAGAAAACGCCATAAACACGCCAGCATGCAACACTCGGTCCCCGGCTCCGGGGAGAGGAGGCCGCCGCCGTACCATGAGACCGGAGGACAAAAACTGCTCCGGCTGCAAAATCCACTTCGAGCGCCacggacggagcttcaacaggAGGGCGGTGTACACGTTCACCACCCCGGAGACTGTGCACTGGGCCTTCCCGGACGCGACAGTGCATGAGAAGTCCTTCTTATGCGAGACCTGCGCACAGTTTATTAGGAGTAAATGCAAGCGCAAACAGAGCGGGAAGCGGTGCCTGTGGCTGAAACCAGTGGCGTCAAAACag ACGGAGATGGAGGGTAGGAGGATGAATGATCGcaggatggggaaaaaaagcaaggcAGCGCTGCTGGTGAGCAAATCCTGCTACAAGGCAGCGTTCAAGCTGCTGTGGTCGGCCAAGGGTGCCAGGAAGCCCATGCTAGACTTCTGGAGCAAGCAGCTGAAAGAAGAG ATGAAGGCGCTAGTGAGGCAGCCAGACAATCCGTTCCATCAGAAGGTGTCAGAACAGAAGCCACTGTCCTCGTTCCCTTGGCGCCGCTGTCTGAAATGGGCCCAGCTCAAAGCGCCGCTGGTCACTACCTGCTTGACGTCACTGTTCCCCAACATCAGCGCCCTGTCCAAGAGCAGTCA catCCCGTTGACAGAGGAGCAGgcccaggtgctgctggagcgcagGACAGTGGTGGCGCTCTCCATCCCACTTTTCACAAGGAACATCTGGAAGAACAATTTCCTGCAAGCTTCTCTGGGGGCCGAGCTGCGCTTGCAGGGCTGCTCTGGATCTGCTCTGGATGCCCTCAACACCATGGGCCTGTGTCAGAACAAGGACACGGTGCGCTTGCTTCTCCACAGGCTCCAGAAATCT ACAGATGATGGACAACAGAGTGTGAAAGGGAAAGAAGACGACCTGAAAGGTGACGCGGGGTCAGAtgtggaagaagaggaagaacgtGGGGACGTTGAGGACCAAGAGGAAGAACTAAACAgcaccgaggaagaggaggaaatacAGGATGATGTTGACCAGGAAGATCAAGTGTTGGATGAAGATGCAGAGATGGAACAGACCCTGAAGGAGACAGTGAAGAGGCAAAGGAAGGAGACGAGCAAACAGGAGGCaagacgggaggaggaggaggaaccgaAGAGGAGGCGTGTTGTGGTG TCAGAGATGGGGGATGGAACCACGCATGACCACGcgatgggggaaaaaagcaaggCAGCGCTGCTGGTGAGCAAATCCTGCTACAAAGCAGCGTTCAAGCTGCTGTGGTCGGCCAAGGGTGCCAGGAAGCCCATGCTAGACTTCTGGAGCAAGCAGCTGAAAGAAGAG ATGAAGGCGCTAGTGAGGCAGCCAGACAATCCGTTCCATCAGAAGGTGTCAGAACAGAAGCCACTGTCCTCGTTCCCTTGGCGCCGCTGTCTGAAATGGGCCCAGCTCAAAGCGCCGCTCGTCACTACCTGCTTGACGTCACTGTTCCCCAACATCAGCGCCCTGTCCAAGAGCAGTCA cagCCCGTTGACAGAGGAGCAGgcccaggtgctgctggagcgcagGACAGTGGTGGCGCTCTCCATCCCACTTTTCACcaggaacatctggaagagCAATTTCCTGCAAGCTTCTCTGGGGGCCGAGCTGCGCTTGCAGGGCTGCTCTGGATCTGCTCTGGATGCCCTCAACACCATGGGCCTGTGTCAGAACAAGGACACGGTGCGCTTGCTTCTCCACAGGCTCCAGAAATCT
- the LOC130523566 gene encoding uncharacterized protein LOC130523566 isoform X2 → MAGEASEIKLEDETWSPDPNENDFARTTASNCPPSEGSEFPLAGGEITVREGFIATPDQLVQEQFTVSVELPEPAVGAEVDCEARSFKSEENAINTPACNTRSPAPGRGGRRRTMRPEDKNCSGCKIHFERHGRSFNRRAVYTFTTPETVHWAFPDATVHEKSFLCETCAQFIRSKCKRKQSGKRCLWLKPVASKQTEMEGRRMNDRRMGKKSKAALLVSKSCYKAAFKLLWSAKGARKPMLDFWSKQLKEEMKALVRQPDNPFHQKVSEQKPLSSFPWRRCLKWAQLKAPLVTTCLTSLFPNISALSKSSHIPLTEEQAQVLLERRTVVALSIPLFTRNIWKNNFLQASLGAELRLQGCSGSALDALNTMGLCQNKDTVRLLLHRLQKSTDDGQQSVKGKEDDLKGDAGSDVEEEEERGDVEDQEEELNSTEEEEEIQDDVDQEDQVLDEDAEMEQTLKETVKRQRKETSKQEARREEEEEPKRRRVVVSEMGDGTTHDHAMGEKSKAALLVSKSCYKAAFKLLWSAKGARKPMLDFWSKQLKEEMKALVRQPDNPFHQKVSEQKPLSSFPWRRCLKWAQLKAPLVTTCLTSLFPNISALSKSSHSPLTEEQAQVLLERRTVVALSIPLFTRNIWKSNFLQASLGAELRLQGCSGSALDALNTMGLCQNKDTVRLLLHRLQKSVCDSTLLLSDR, encoded by the exons ATGGCGGGTGAAGCCTCAGAAATAAAATTAGAAGATGAAACTTGGTCTCCGGATCCAAATGAAAACGACTTTGCCCGCACCACAGCCAGCAACTGTCCTCCATCGGAGGGTTCCGAGTTCCCGTTAGCTGGAGGGGAAATAACGGTGCGAGAAGGCTTCATTGCAACGCCTGATCAGCTCGTTCAAGAGCAGTTCACCGTGTCCGTGGAGCTCCCCGAGCCGGCTGTAGGCGCGGAGGTGGACTGCGAAGCTAGATCGTTCAAATCCGAAGAAAACGCCATAAACACGCCAGCATGCAACACTCGGTCCCCGGCTCCGGGGAGAGGAGGCCGCCGCCGTACCATGAGACCGGAGGACAAAAACTGCTCCGGCTGCAAAATCCACTTCGAGCGCCacggacggagcttcaacaggAGGGCGGTGTACACGTTCACCACCCCGGAGACTGTGCACTGGGCCTTCCCGGACGCGACAGTGCATGAGAAGTCCTTCTTATGCGAGACCTGCGCACAGTTTATTAGGAGTAAATGCAAGCGCAAACAGAGCGGGAAGCGGTGCCTGTGGCTGAAACCAGTGGCGTCAAAACag ACGGAGATGGAGGGTAGGAGGATGAATGATCGcaggatggggaaaaaaagcaaggcAGCGCTGCTGGTGAGCAAATCCTGCTACAAGGCAGCGTTCAAGCTGCTGTGGTCGGCCAAGGGTGCCAGGAAGCCCATGCTAGACTTCTGGAGCAAGCAGCTGAAAGAAGAG ATGAAGGCGCTAGTGAGGCAGCCAGACAATCCGTTCCATCAGAAGGTGTCAGAACAGAAGCCACTGTCCTCGTTCCCTTGGCGCCGCTGTCTGAAATGGGCCCAGCTCAAAGCGCCGCTGGTCACTACCTGCTTGACGTCACTGTTCCCCAACATCAGCGCCCTGTCCAAGAGCAGTCA catCCCGTTGACAGAGGAGCAGgcccaggtgctgctggagcgcagGACAGTGGTGGCGCTCTCCATCCCACTTTTCACAAGGAACATCTGGAAGAACAATTTCCTGCAAGCTTCTCTGGGGGCCGAGCTGCGCTTGCAGGGCTGCTCTGGATCTGCTCTGGATGCCCTCAACACCATGGGCCTGTGTCAGAACAAGGACACGGTGCGCTTGCTTCTCCACAGGCTCCAGAAATCT ACAGATGATGGACAACAGAGTGTGAAAGGGAAAGAAGACGACCTGAAAGGTGACGCGGGGTCAGAtgtggaagaagaggaagaacgtGGGGACGTTGAGGACCAAGAGGAAGAACTAAACAgcaccgaggaagaggaggaaatacAGGATGATGTTGACCAGGAAGATCAAGTGTTGGATGAAGATGCAGAGATGGAACAGACCCTGAAGGAGACAGTGAAGAGGCAAAGGAAGGAGACGAGCAAACAGGAGGCaagacgggaggaggaggaggaaccgaAGAGGAGGCGTGTTGTGGTG TCAGAGATGGGGGATGGAACCACGCATGACCACGcgatgggggaaaaaagcaaggCAGCGCTGCTGGTGAGCAAATCCTGCTACAAAGCAGCGTTCAAGCTGCTGTGGTCGGCCAAGGGTGCCAGGAAGCCCATGCTAGACTTCTGGAGCAAGCAGCTGAAAGAAGAG ATGAAGGCGCTAGTGAGGCAGCCAGACAATCCGTTCCATCAGAAGGTGTCAGAACAGAAGCCACTGTCCTCGTTCCCTTGGCGCCGCTGTCTGAAATGGGCCCAGCTCAAAGCGCCGCTCGTCACTACCTGCTTGACGTCACTGTTCCCCAACATCAGCGCCCTGTCCAAGAGCAGTCA cagCCCGTTGACAGAGGAGCAGgcccaggtgctgctggagcgcagGACAGTGGTGGCGCTCTCCATCCCACTTTTCACcaggaacatctggaagagCAATTTCCTGCAAGCTTCTCTGGGGGCCGAGCTGCGCTTGCAGGGCTGCTCTGGATCTGCTCTGGATGCCCTCAACACCATGGGCCTGTGTCAGAACAAGGACACGGTGCGCTTGCTTCTCCACAGGCTCCAGAAATCT
- the LOC130524015 gene encoding uncharacterized protein LOC130524015: MGCSCSTSSDEWSDSDSDSSLSDFPTYVRRSKVTVEHRQDTTAGTQHACLDAELKGDSRGRCDEETLESHPHVALPRLSTGGEENTPDVSKPSKLVWSTPVRPPSVAFMVTEVSGDQQRPTVDSEPQRDDKEGEEVRLVMTEPHQAFKTKTHSYYSICSADTDDLEQEQNQCATDEPGPSTVLQTTLLPTPPPRPEPGLFPPPPPEPDTGLLPTPPPELSLSSEVNVRLTTVSSPDIGQETHRGSIKSQFDWQDNVELKCPWLPANSRVRKIPSRDEGDVRLTTTSSPDTVSCYHTDNMVADIMTKPMTKFKMQKFVKYLFGV, encoded by the exons atgggctgTTCCTGTAGTACTTCTTCTGACGAGtggagcgacagcgacagcgacagcagtctgtcagacttcccGACCTACGTTAGACGGAGCAAGGTGacggtggagcacaggcaggacaccaccgcaggaacccagcatgcatgcttggatgcagagcttaaaggagacagcCGAGGCAGATGTGATGAGGAAACCCTTGAATCACATCCCcatgtggcgctgcccagactgagcacaggcggagaggaaaacactccagatgtgtcaaagccgtccaaactGGTCTGGTCAACACCCGTTAGGCCACCGtctgttgccttcatggtgactgaggtgtcaggtgaccagcagaggccAACGGTAGATTCAGAACCGCAACGTGACGATAAGGAAGGCGAGGAGGTACGTCTTGTAATGACGGAGCCGCATCAGGCGTTCAAAACAAAGACCCACAGCTACTACAGCATATGTTCCGCTGACACCGATGACCTCGAGCAAGAGCAGAACCAGTGtgcaacagatgagcctggtccatccactGTTCTGCAAACCactttattaccaacacctcctcctagaccagagcctggtttatttccaccacctcctcctgaaccagacactggtttattaccaacacctcctcctgaactgtCTCTATCGAGCGAGGTCAATGTGCGTCTGACCACGGTATCCTCACCAGATATCGGTCAAGAAACTCACCGTGGATCCATCAAATCCCagtttgactggcaggacaatgtgGAGCTCAAATGTCCGTGGCTTCCAGCGAATTCACGCGTAAGAAAAATCCCGAGCCGAGATGAGGGCGATGTGCGTCTGACCACGACATCCTCACCGGATACTGTTTCCTGCTATCACACCGAT AATATGGTCGCCGATATCATGACCAAACCGATGACAAAGTTCAAGATGCAGAAATTTGTGAAATATCTGTTCGGTGTGTAA